The Lepeophtheirus salmonis chromosome 1, UVic_Lsal_1.4, whole genome shotgun sequence genome has a segment encoding these proteins:
- the LOC121131871 gene encoding uncharacterized protein → METLFPPSSLVERFLFPPSDLPVLGSSALESILEEESSSSSSSSSSSEEMENRMSPDSTEDHSGLNTMDPSSTSSSSHLQALPDSTTSSLPDYDSDAFDSDDSRSSLAELNYIHPSFPPESPLLLPQSHPALLPSTPVVEEPRIHHPENNLPAAPSIKQKKKKKTKRAGETVLHCDLCDYSTRYKEHLTSHMNTHVSERNFMCSDCGQTFKWGHSLKRHQRTHQADHYKKFACRFCHKSFSRKDHLSIHEGLHSESSSSYPCRICGASFKNKKTLTGHEKTHNGEKGFKCQECDSEFTRRASLNRHVRASHSGVLILCPLCPATFSYRSTLEDHKKAVHNEGKREFGCELCGVQFAVKAYLTKHWVTCKNRAEGKSFSCDSCSKSFPTKRHLTEHLKRKLKKDDDPPQANNSNTTQIHPTVQTPTPNNNSNATLIQPMNPGLYFDPLHTNYGHYNSGYEIPKEPNNTAHHHPHHQQIHHSQDPGMNILHQQPQQPYSLPSHPDDENVGSLLRSVYNTVESHQGYAYSSTDVVMDYHSVPSGTTSTQHHLLEGLPLDCI, encoded by the exons ATGGAGACCCTATTTCCGCCATCCTCTTTGGTTGAACGCTTTTTATTCCCACCGAGTGATCTTCCCGTCCTTGGCTCATCTGCTCTAGAGTCCATCCTGGAAGAAGAGtcctcttcttcatcatcaagtTCCAGCTCCTCTGAGGAAATGGAAAATCGAATGTCTCCTGACTCAACAGAAGATCATAGTGGACTCAACACCATGGACCCAAGTTCAACTTCATCGTCATCCCACCTTCAAGCTCTTCCAGATTCTACTACATCCTCTCTCCCAGACTATGACTCAGATGCCTTTGACTCGGATGATTCACGATCCTCACTCGCTGAGCTCAATTATATCCATCCATCATTCCCTCCAGAGTCTCCACTCCTTCTTCCACAATCCCATCCAGCACTCCTTCCTTCAACACCTGTGGTTGAGGAGCCACGGATACATCATCCAGAGAACAATCTTCCCGCTGCACCATCCATTAagcaaaagaagaagaagaaaacgaAGCGAGCCGGAGAAACGGTTCTTCACTGTGATCTCTGCGACTACTCAACTCGCTACAAAGAGCATCTCACATCTCACATGAACACCCATGTCTCAGAAAGGAACTTCATGTGCTCCGACTGTGGACAGACATTCAAATGGGGACATAGCCTTAAACGCCATCAACGCACTCATCAAGCAGACCACTACAAGAAGTTTGCCTGTCGCTTTTGTCATAAATCCTTTAGCCGAAAGGATCATCTTTCCATCCATGAAGGACTCCACTCTGAGTCCTCCTCATCTTACCCTTGCCGCATTTGCGGAGCATCcttcaagaacaaaaaaacacttacaGGACATGAAAAGACACACAATGGAGAAAAGGGCTTCAAATGTCAGGAGTGCGACTCTGAGTTTACTCGTCGTGCCAGTTTAAATAGACATGTTCGAGCATCCCATTCCGGAGTCCTTATTTTGTGCCCACTTTGTCCAGCTACTTTTAGCTACCGCTCAACCCTTGAGGATCATAAAAAGGCCGTGCATAATGAGGGAAAGAGAGAATTTGGTTGTGAGCTCTGTGGTGTTCAATTTGCTGTCAAGGCGTATCTCACCAAGCATTGG gtGACATGTAAAAATCGAGCAGAGGGGAAATCCTTTTCTTGTGACTCATGCTCCAAGTCTTTTCCAACCAAACGCCACTTGACGGAACATCtgaaaagaaaactaaaaaaagacgATGATCCTCCACAGGCCAATAACAGTAACACCACCCAAATCCATCCAACAGTGCAAACGCCAACACCAAACAACAACAGCAATGCTACCTTAATCCAACCCATGAATCCAGGTCTCTATTTTGACCCTCTCCACACAAACTATGGACATTACAACTCTGGATACGAAATCCCAAAGGAGCCAAACAACACAGCCCATCATCACCCTCACCACCAACAAATCCATCATTCACAGGATCCAGGAATGAATATTCTCCATCAGCAACCACAACAGCCATACAGCCTGCCCTCACATCCCGATGATGAAAATGTGGGATCCCTTCTCCGCTCCGTATATAATACAGTCGAATCCCATCAAGGCTATGCCTATTCCTCGACAGATGTTGTTATGGACTACCATTCCGTACCATCCGGGACGACGAGTACGCAACATCATTTGTTAGAGGGATTGCCACTGGATTGCATCTAA
- the LOC121131870 gene encoding 3-galactosyl-N-acetylglucosaminide 4-alpha-L-fucosyltransferase FUT3 gives MTPTFIKIIKILVVVAMLGIILCSLNLETFNEQESNFKKILVNDKPQKREENVKFIFYNSNIFGGSWELVFGYGKRPFEKCEYSNCYLSMDNTKPIPFNKYSAVIVHARDNCGPEAAQRVRQSRGGMKGPFIYYLMESAHYDCQFDFSLYDGVFNWTMGYHPNADIPSMYGNTYKVKEKQPVPNIQSILRKKNKLLFWISTHRWSRGKRDDYFGLLNKHISVDKYGTFGPKYCPDSPNPMRIDCKKHLAPYYKFYYASENSLCKDYVTEKYFQALRLPVVPVVYGKVNYSAISPPHSFINVRDFKSPKALAEYLTYLDKNDTAYAEYFQWKLDGHYKISSVPQENQKTLCHLCDKLNNLEHRPAYTPAQMDKYWRGTKENPVCSTPEDYIPGLKEGLSKKTVEVTY, from the exons atGACGCCAACTttcattaaa attataaaaatactagttGTAGTCGCTATGTTAGgaattatattatgtagtttgAATTTAGAAACATTTAATGAGCAGgaatccaattttaaaaaaattctggtCAATGATAAGCCACaaaagagagaagaaaatgtcaaattcattttttacaactccaATATTTTCGGTGGAAGTTGGGAACTGGTATTTGGTTACGGAAAGCGGCCATTCGAGAAATGTGAATACag taacTGCTATCTCTCCATGGACAACACAAAACCTAttccatttaataaatattcagcAGTTATTGTTCATGCCAGAGATAATTGTGGTCCAGAAGCTGCTCAACGCGTACGACAAAGTCGAGGTGGAATGAAAGGCCCTTTCATCTATTATTTAATGGAGAGTGCACACTATGATTGTCAGTTTGATTTTAGTCTATATGATGGCGTATTCAATTGGACAATGGGGTATCATCCAAATGCTGACATTCCATCAATGTACGGTAACACCTATAAGGTGAAAGAGAAACAGCCCGTTCCGAACATTCAAAGTATTTTGCGGAAAAAGAATAAACTTCTATTTTGGATTTCTACACACAGATGGTCAAGGGGGAAAAGAGACGATTACTTTGGTCttctaaataaacatatttctgTGGACAAATATGGAACATTTGGTCCTAAATACTGTCCTGACTCACCCAACCCTATGCGAATCGATTGTAAGAAGCATTTGGCTccatattacaaattttactaTGCCTCTGAAAATTCTTTGTGTAAAGACTATGTGACGGAAAAGTATTTTCAAGCACTACGTCTCCCTGTAGTGCCTGTGGTATACGGTAAGGTCAATTACTCAGCAATCTCACCTCCACATTCCTTTATCAATGTAAGGGATTTCAAGAGTCCAAAGGCTTTAGCTGAGTACCTTACGTATCTTGATAAAAACGATACTGCCTATGCGGAATATTTTCAATGGAAACTAGATGGTCATTATAAAATTAGCAGTGTTCCACAAGAAAATCAAAAGACTCTTTGTCATTTATGTgataagttaaataatttgGAACATAGACCTGCATATACGCCAGCTCAAATGGATAAGTACTGGAGAGGAACAAAGGAAAACCCTGTTTGTAGCACACCTGAAGACTACATACCAGGTTTAAAAGAAGGATTATCAAAAAAAAC AGTGGAAGTTACTTATTAA